A region from the Alnus glutinosa chromosome 5, dhAlnGlut1.1, whole genome shotgun sequence genome encodes:
- the LOC133867637 gene encoding vesicle-fusing ATPase-like, with product MGFTSSASANMIVTNTPAADLALTNLAYCSHADLHGFAVPGTKLFLASIGDSFVLSVSAHESIRSGQIALNAIQRRHARVSSGDSISVSRFIPPDNFDLALLTLELEFVKKGNKNEQVDAVLLANQLRKRFINQVMTTGQKVSFEYHGSNYIFTVNQAAVEDQQSTNAPERGMISSDTYFVFATSNGSGIKIVNQREAASSNIFRQKEFNLQSLGIGGLSAEFADIFRRAFASRVFPPHVTNKLGIKHVKGMLLFGPPGTGKTLMARQIGKMLNGREPKIVNGPEVLSKFVGETEKNVRDLFADAENDQRSRGDQSDLHVIIFDEIDAICKSRGSTRDGTGVHDSIVNQLLTKIDGVESLNNVLLIGMTNRKDLLDEALLRPGRLEVQIEISLPDENGRLQILQIHTNKMKENSFLAPDVNIQELAARTKNYSGAELEGVVKSAVSYALNRQLSLDDLTKPVDEESIKVTMDDFLNALHEIIPAFGASTDDLERCRLNGMVDCGDRHNDIYGSAMLLVEQVKVSKGSPLITCLLEGPSGSGKSALAATVGIDSDFPYVKIVSAETMIGLHESTKCAQIVKVFEDAYKSPLSIIILDGIERLLEYVAIGPRFSNLVSQTLMLLLKRLPPKGKKLLVIGTTSEVSFLDSIGICDAFSVTYHVPTLKTEDAKKVLRQLNVFADEDINAAAEALNDMPIKKLYMLVEMAAQGERGGASEAIYSGKEKMKMSHFYDCLQDIVRY from the exons ATGGGGTTCACGTCATCAGCTTCGGCGAACATGATCGTGACGAACACGCCGGCGGCGGACCTAGCGCTGACCAACCTCGCCTACTGCTCGCACGCCGATCTCCACGGCTTCGCCGTCCCCGGCACCAAGCTCTTCCTCGCTTCCATCGGCGATTCCTTCGTTCTCTCTGTTT CTGCTCATGAAAGCATACGCAGTGGCCAGATTGCCCTAAATGCGATTCAGCGTCGGCATGCTAGAGTTTCCTCTGGCGATTCGATATCTGTTAGCAG atttattccGCCTGATAATTTCGACCTGGCGTTGCTTACACTTGAGCTGGAGTTTGTGAAAAAGGGGAATAAAAATGAACAG gTTGATGCTGTTCTTCTGGCTAACCAACTTAGAAAGAGATTTATCAACCAG GTCATGACAACGGGGCAAAAAGTATCGTTTGAATATCATGGGAGCAACTATATCTTCACTGTCAATCAAGCTGCTGTCGAGGACCAACAAAGCACTAATGCTCCTGAAAGAGGGATGATTTCAAGTGATACATACTTTGTCTTTGCAACATCAAATGGGAGTGGAATAAAG ATTGTCAATCAGCGTGAAGCAGCCAGCAGCAACATATTCAGGCAAAAGGAGTTTAATCTTCAATCACTTGGTATAGGTGGCCTAAGTGCAGAGTTTGCAGATATATTTCGAAGAGCCTTTGCTTCTCGTGTTTTCCCTCCCCATGTGACAAATaa ATTGGGGATTAAGCATGTGAAGGGAATGCTGCTTTTTGGGCCTCCTGGTACTGGAAAAACACTTATGGCTCGTCAAATTGGAAAAATGTTGAATGGGAGGGAACCAAAG ATTGTTAATGGACCTGAAGTTTTGAGCAAATTCGTTGGTGAAACTGAAAAGAATGTTAGGGATCTTTTTGCCGATGCTGAGAATGATCAAAGAAGTCGGG gGGATCAAAGTGATTTGCATGTAATAATTTTTGACGAAATTGATGCTATTTGTAAG TCAAGAGGATCGACTAGAGATGGTACAGGAGTTCATGATAGTATTGTAAACCAGCTTCTTACCAAG ATAGATGGTGTGGAGTCTCTAAATAATGTTTTACTTATTGGAATGACCAATAGAAAGGATTTGCTTGATGAAGCCCTTTtgag ACCAGGACGCTTGGAGGTTCAAATTGAGATAAGCCTTCCTGATGAAAATGGTCGCTTACAGATTCTTCAAATTCACACAAACAAGATGAAAGAGAATTCTTTTCTTGCTCCTGATGTGAACATTCAAGAGCTTG CTGCACGTACAAAAAACTATAGCGGTGCTGAACTTGAAGGTGTTGTAAAAAGTGCAGTATCTTATGCTTTGAATAGACAACTAAGTTTGGATGATCTTACCAAGCCAGTTGATGAAGAGAGTATTAAAGTTACTATGGATGATTTTTTGAATGCACTCCACGAAATAATTCCTGCATTTGGAGCCTCCACTGATGACCTTGAACGGTGCAG ACTAAATGGCATGGTGGATTGCGGTGATCGACATAACGACATTTATGGAAGTGCTATGCTACTTGTGGAGCAAGTTAAAGTGAGTAAAGGAAGCCCGCTTATTACCTGCCTCCTGGAAGGCCCGAGTGGAAG TGGAAAGAGCGCGCTAGCAGCTACTGTTGGCATTGACAGTGATTTTCCATATGTCAAGATA GTCTCAGCAGAAACGATGATTGGTCTCCATGAGAGCACTAAATGCGCACAAATTGTCAAG GTATTTGAGGATGCATACAAGTCACCTTTGAGCATCATCATTCTTGATGGCATTGAAAG GTTACTGGAGTATGTTGCCATTGGGCCTCGTTTTTCAAATTTAGTTTCTCAGACTTTAATGCTTCTGCTCAAGCGTCTACCTCCAAAG GGAAAAAAACTTCTGGTTATAGGGACAACGAGTGAAGTCAGCTTCTTAGATTCAATTGGTATTTGTGATGCTTTCTCTGTCACTTACCATGTTCCTACATTGAAAACAGAGGATGCAAAGAAG GTGCTACGACAGCTGAATGTTTTTGCTGATGAAGACATCAATGCAGCTGCAGAGGCCCTGAATGAT ATGCCTATCAAGAAGCTCTATATGTTGGTTGAGATGGCAGCCCAGGGTGAGCGTGGTGGAGCTTCGGAGGCAATATACTCCGGCAAAGAGAAGATGAAGATGTCTCACTTTTATGATTGCCTTCAAGATATTGTCCGATACTAG